From a region of the Arvicanthis niloticus isolate mArvNil1 chromosome 6, mArvNil1.pat.X, whole genome shotgun sequence genome:
- the Pdlim4 gene encoding PDZ and LIM domain protein 4 isoform X2, with protein MTHSVTLRGPSPWGFRLVGGRDFSAPLTISRVHAGSKAALAALCPGDLIQAINGESTELMTHLEAQNRIKGCHDHLTLSVSRPENKNWPSAPDDKAQAHRIHIDPESQDGSPATSRRSSISGISLEDNRSSLGSPYGQPPRLPVPHNGSSNEVTLPAQMSALHVSPPPSADTARVLPRNRDCRVDLGSEVYRMLREPAEPAASEPKQSGSFRYLQGMLEAGEGGEPSSRRGTSSTIPNASCVATVA; from the exons ATGACCCACTCGGTGACCCTGCGCGGCCCTTCACCCTGGGGCTTCCGCCTGGTGGGCGGCCGGGACTTCAGTGCTCCCCTCACCATCTCGCGG GTTCATGCTGGGAGCAAAGCGGCCCTGGCTGCCCTGTGCCCAGGTGACTTGATCCAAGCCATCAATGGCGAGAGCACTGAGCTCATGACACACCTGGAGGCGCAGAACCGCATTAAAGGCTGCCACGATCACCTCACGCTCTCTGTAAGCAG GCCTGAGAACAAGAACTGGCCCAGTGCCCCTGATGACAAGGCTCAAGCACATAGGATCCACATTGATCCTGAGTCCCAG GATGGCAGTCCAGCTACCAGCAGGCGGTCCTCGATCTCCGGGATTAGTCTGGAGGACAACAGATCGAGCCTGGGATCTCCGTATGGCCAGCCACCTCGCCTTCCTGTCCCTCACAATGGCAGCAGCAATGAGGTCACCCTGCCAGCCCAGATGAGCGCTCTGCATGTGTCTCCACCCCCCAG TGCTGACACAGCCAGGGTTCTCCCTCGGAACCGGGACTGCAGGGTGGACCTGGGTTCAGAGGTATACAGAATGTTAAGGGAGCCAGCAGAGCCAGCAGCCTCGGAGCCCAAACAGTCTGGATCCTTCCGCTACTTGCAAGGCATGCTAGAGGCTGGCGAAGGCG